A window of the Bacteroidetes bacterium SB0662_bin_6 genome harbors these coding sequences:
- a CDS encoding 3-isopropylmalate dehydratase, whose protein sequence is MKKMITGTAYVVGDAIDTDQIIPAEHLVYSLSDPEERKYYGRYALSGVPQDQQGLPYGNRPFTEEDAFESAYTIVIGGSNFGCGSSREHAPFALQEAGCTAVVAESYARIFYRNAVDGGFIVPFESIERLVERVRTGDLLEIDTTLGKLANRTTGEEFLLKPLGDVAEILKAGNVFEFARQAGFMPT, encoded by the coding sequence ATGAAAAAGATGATTACGGGAACGGCCTACGTAGTGGGCGACGCCATCGATACAGACCAGATTATTCCGGCGGAGCACCTGGTATACAGTCTGTCCGATCCGGAGGAGCGCAAGTATTACGGGCGCTATGCGCTCAGCGGCGTACCGCAGGATCAGCAAGGACTTCCTTACGGAAACCGTCCGTTTACCGAGGAAGATGCGTTCGAGAGCGCCTATACGATTGTGATAGGCGGTTCGAATTTCGGGTGCGGGTCTTCGCGGGAGCATGCCCCGTTTGCATTGCAGGAAGCCGGATGCACCGCTGTGGTGGCTGAGAGTTACGCCCGCATCTTTTACCGCAATGCGGTGGACGGAGGGTTTATCGTTCCGTTCGAGTCGATCGAGCGGCTGGTCGAGCGCGTGCGCACGGGTGATCTCCTTGAAATAGATACGACGCTCGGCAAGCTTGCCAATCGCACGACCGGAGAGGAGTTTTTGCTCAAACCGCTTGGGGATGTGGCCGAGATACTGAAAGCGGGCAATGTTTTCGAATTCGCAAGACAAGCCGGATTTATGCCGACCTGA